AGGAGCTGGGAGCTCCTCCGACTCACCAAGCTCCGGCGCTCCTGcaacctctgggcctttgcacacgCAGTTCCCCCCGAAGGGGAAAAGTCCGCTCTGCCAAGCTGACCTCCAGGTCTCCACTCAAATTCCGCCTCCTCCTCGAGGTCCCTCACACTGCTGGCTGGCTGCCTTGTAGGTCAGTGTGGGCTCCCAGCGTTAGGGCAGGGCCGCCTCTAAGGTGCCCGGTGCCGTGCAGGAGGCGCTCAGGAAAGGTCTGTCTCGGGGCAAAGAATGTTGCACAAACACACGCACGCCTATCCACACGCGAACCCCCTTTCCGGCCACAAACGATAGGGGTAGGCGCCGACCCCACGCTGCTCGCAAACCTACTGAGCCCGGGGCGCACTGACTCGCGCGCGCACACGCACGTGCACAGGACAGGACCCCTTCTCCGCCGCACACCGAGGCACGCGCAGGCGCGCTGACACGCGCGCGAGCTCCCAACCAGGCGCCCACCCGGAACAAGGAGCGCCCTGCGCGCACGCGCGGCCCCCAGTCCCCGCCTCCCCCTGGCCGCGCCCATGGGGGCGGGGCGCGCTGGGGGCGGGTCCTGCGACACCGCCCGGGAAGCTGCGCGAGCCTGGGCGGCCCCCgccacatcctcctcctcctccgggtCCAAGCCAGCGGAGCCAAGCCAGGGCTGAGCCGAGGGCTCCGAGAGCGCGGGCGGAGCGGGGCACGGAGCCATGGCGCATCAGACGGGCATCCACGGTGAGGGCGGGTGGAGGGCGGGCCGGGGGCAGAGGGTCTCCACCCGCGGCTGCGCCCCTTCTCCGGCTCTCGGCTCCTGTCTCCTTCTCGGCACCAGCCTGGGGAAGCTTCCTGTTCTATTTTGCAGCCGCGGGTCGCCTGGGGTGGGCACATCTCGGGGAGTGGGGGCGCGGAGGAGGGGGACTTACTGTGCATAGTTGGGAGTGGGTGTACATCTACGGACAGGGCTGGAGCGGAAGTCTCTGTGTTCTGTGTGCCCATCCTGGGGTGGCTGTGCCTATGTGCCCATGTATGGCTTTTTGTTCCTTGCCGGGGGTGGGTGCCCCCGGATGCGCACATCTGGGGAAGTGTGCACGCATGTGCACTTGCCTTGGGTGCACAGACCTGTGTGTGCTCAGCCGGGGACACATGCACTCATGACTGACTGAATGGACACACTGACATAGAACCATCTATAGACATCTGTGTTTCGTGACTGCGCACACGTctgtgggtgtctgtgtgtgtgcacagtttGGGTGCAGCTCTGCATTGTTGCCATGTATGCGTGTACCGGCTGTGTCTGTGCGTGGTTGTGTGGGTTTGTGTCTGTTGGAGGAGGAGGCCTGGCCCTTTGGCTCCTCCTGGGACCCTCACACACTCCTGCAAGTGGGGCTGGGCCCTCAGAGTGGGATGGAGAGAGTGGTGAGTCTAGCCTTGACCTTAGGTCTCCCTCCTACACACACCCCATTTTCCGCTCTGGTCTTGAGTCTACCCCAGCCAGAGTTGGATAGTTCCTGTACCAGGTTTGCAACACAGAAGAGGGTCCAAATATGGGGTGTGTAGGGGAGGGTTCTGGTCCTCGAGACTCTCAGCCAGCTCCTTTCAATCCCAAGCTTCTCCAAACCAGAACATCGCCCCCTTCCCCAAGGGCTTTGGTTTCTTCCTTAGACAGgttgagagagaaggggtggccAGGAACCAGATGCCCTGACCctacctgggcctcagtgtccccctcCACTGGCCCTGGAAGGCTGCCTGGCCTCTACAGAAGGTGGTTTGGCCATCAGCCACTCTTCCAGGATATCCCCACTGGGGGCCACCATCGACCAGCCTGACCACCTGGATCTGTTTGTGGTTGTGGCCACTTGGTGGCCAGACAGCCTTGAGAGGGTTTCCCTGGCCTGGACCCACAGGACCAGAGAAGGCAGGAGCCTGGGTTGGGGCCAGCATCACCCCAGGTGGGCTGGCCTTTCTCCAGGAGGAGCTGGAGCGCCTGCTTCATGACTCAGCCCCATGGGAGGAAACAGTCTCTcgctatctctttcttcccttttgtcTGGTCATTGCTGCGGCCTCCAGCTGGGAGGGGATCAGAAGTTAGGGTTCCTCCTCtgtgctccagatggacagacaAGTCATGTGGTCTGGTCACTCACTTCCCAAACGGTGAGGCAGGCCTGCTGGGGCATCAGCGAGGGACTGGGCTATCCCAGCGCTCCTCCTgcctggggaggtggggagagagcctGCCCTGGACACTCAGGTGCCAGCCCTGTCCTGGCCATAGGTGTGAATCTACtgacctcagagcagggcaggggaggggcctgTAACCTGAGgctccctgggggagggggggcaaggcggggggggggcatgaaTCTTTGATGATGGAGGCTCAAGTGTCCCAGGTCTGGTCTCTGGATTATTGATGGTGCGGAGgaggcatgggggtgggggtggttgtctcttcctcttctggggTGTCACTGCCCTGTAATACTAGAAGGGGCGTGTCAGCCTCTCCTTTGGGAGAGTTTCTTGACTTTCCCTTCTCCCAGAGGTCTGAGCAGGGAGAAGGAGGCCGCCCGGCTGTcactacagaaataaataaatgtgttcttAGTGGAGGCCCCGTTACCAAGCGCTTTCTCCCAttgacccctccccccagccctctgTGTTTGGCGACTAGGAACTCCACATCATAGATGAGCTGGAGGTTCAGTGAGGTCAGGGGTCACACACAGCTATGGGAAAGGTGGTACCCCAGAGGCCAGGTCTTAATCAGGGACCTGCTTAGGCTCTGCAGGTGGCTAGTTCCACCCTGGCCCAATGGGGCTGCACTGTGTCTCTATGCCAGGCTGCTGTGAGCACCAAGGACCTGTGAGCTCAGCTGGGACCCTGCCCACCCAGCAGCCCTGGAGGGTGGGACCCAGCCAGAGGTCTCAGGATCGGGGTCAGCCTACATGAGGGACATCTGAGGACATGACCAGAGTGTGTTTCCTAAAGCCCCCCCTTCCCTGCCCTGGAGCTGCAAGCCCTATAAATACTCTCTGACCTCAGCCCTCCAGCTGTGTTCCTACAGAATTCTCCTGACCCCTGGGAAGCCTCAAGGTCATGCTGGCTGGCCCTGTTTATGCAGAGACCAAGTCGGGCCAGCCCTTCCCCATTTACACCTTGATTTCTCCATCTGAACCACAGGAGTCTGTGACTTCCCATGGCTCCTCACCTCTGCACTTGAGTGTGCAGTCATTGGCTGTCCAGCTTTGTGGCCTGAGGGCCGAGGCTGGGTCTTTTTCGGAGAGTTCCTGAGAGTCGCTCTTCCTTCATGAAGCCTTCCTGATTGCTTGTAGTTGGGAGTTTGTCGCCCCTGGCAtggctgtgtctgtgtgtgcttgTGCTTACGTGTTTCTTTGTATGCTTTGTACATCCTTTGCCTGCAAACATGTCTTCAccaggccgtgtgtgtgtgtgtgtgaacaccctGACTATGGctgggtgtgtgtgcgtgtgtgaacaCCCTGACTATGGccaggtgtgtgggtgtgtgtgtgtgtgaacaccctGACTATGgccgtgtgtatgtgtgtgtgaacaccCTGACTATGGccaggtgtgtgggtgtgtgtgtgtgtgaacaccctGACtatggccgtgtgtgtgtgtgtgaacacccaGACtatggccgtgtgtgtgtgtgtgtgtgtgtgtgtgagagaacacCCTGACTATGGccgggtatgtgtgtgtgtgtgtgtgtgaacaccctGACTATAGccgggtgtgtgtatgtgtgtgtgtgtgtgaacaccctGACTGtggccaggtgtgtgtgtgtgtgtgtgtgaacacccaGACTATGGccgggtatgtgtgtgtgtgtgtgtgaacaccctGACTAtggccaggtgtgtgtgtgtgtgtgtgtgtgtgaacaccctGACTATGGccgggtatgtgtgtgtgtgtgtgtgaacaccctGACtaaggccgtgtgtgtgtgtgtgtgtgtgaacaccctGACTAtggccaggtgtgtgtgtgtgtgtgtgtgtgtgaacaccctGACTATGGCCGGGTGTGTGTGCGCATGTCtacatgtgtgtgtctgtttatGGTAGACCAGCTGAGTGTGCTCTCGTGGACGAGGGTGTTTGCGTTCATACTCCTCTGTCAAGTGCACATGTCGGTGTGTTACATTCACACATGCTGGGCCGAGTATGTACCTGTTTGTTGGCACATGgaacgtgcatgtgtgtgcacatgtacacATGTGTGAGTTAATGGGCATAGTGGCCACAGCACATGAGAGGCATCTGTTCATATGTTTCTGTCTGTGGTCATGACAGTACTGAGTGTAACCCAGTCTAGCTCGGCACGGGGCCTCCCCTGGCCGGCCTGGCCTGTCCCAGAACCCGCCCCATCCTCCAATGGGCTGTCCTATCCCGTCTGCCCTGtcaccagagccaccccagccaCTCGCCTCCCACCTCTGCTGGCTAAATTTGGGAGCTTCTCTTCAGCGGGTGTCTCAGGTTCCCAGTCACATGGGGGGCTGTATTTAACCCGGCCCCCAGCTCGGCCGCCAGACCCCACAGAACGGAGGAGGCCCCGGACACGTCCCTGCCCACCCTGCTCCCTCCGCCCGCTCACCCCCCACCATGTTTCTGGTTCTTATAGCCACCAAGGAGCTGAAGGAGTTCTTTGCCAAGGCGCGGGCTGGCTCTGTCCGCCTCATCAAAGTCGTCATTGAGGACGGTGAGTGCCCCTAGGAACGCGGATGTGGGCTGGGTGCCGGACCCAGCTGCTTCTCTGCGAAGTCAGGGGACATTGGGCTTCAGCCCCCtcaggacctcagtgtccccatgTGAGGACGGGAGGTGCCCTGGAAGAGAGCAGTGGAGGTGGCGTGATCATTACCCCTGTTAAACAGCAGGAAACTGAAGCTGGGGGAGTAGCAGGGAGGGCCTGGCCCTGGGGTCCTGTCCTGCCCCCCAAGGCTGTGTGGGGGTGGGCTGGGATggatggggggcagggaggaagttAAGCCAGGCACTGCCCCATGTGGCTAGTGCCATTCAACTCTGTCTGTGGCCGGCTGGCTTAGGCTGGCGTGGGGAGTCCTCAGGAGAAGCCGTGGCCCTACCCTCGGGAAGGGCCTCCATAGTGCGGCCTCGGGTCCAGTTCTTGTTGAGAGCAAGATGGATGAATTCTGGGCTTGGCTGGGCCTTAGCCAAGCCTGTGGGGATGTGGGGCTTCTGCAGGGGGAGGACCAGGGGGTAAGGTCTGGGAGAGTGTGAGCTGAGGCCTGGAGCGGGGAGGGTTTGGGAGGCAGAAGATTACATTAGCCTTGGGCGGGGCTGGAGTAGAGGATTCCTCCCCCATTGCTCAGCACAGAGGGGCTAGCCCCAGAGATGAGGGGTACAGACCATGGGGCTGCGAGTGGGCTTCCATGGAGCCGGGCAGCAGTGGGCCTCAGGGGGCTCCCCAAGTGGGCCTGGTGCCAGGTGGCTTTTCCTACATTGAGTCGGCTCCCAGCAGGGTCTGCCCAGACCAGACGCCCTGGGAACTTAGAGCAGCAGGACTCTCTGGTGGGCTTTTAGCTGTCTCAGCTCTGAGGGACAGCTGGGGATGCCCAGGAGGACCCAGGCCCCCTGTCGGGAAGCTGCTGCCCATCTCCAGCTGAGCGTGGCCCAGCTCCTGGTTTCTCTAGAGAAGCTGTGAATTCCACGCCTTAGGTAAAACTTTCCAGTTTGGACATGTAGGCAACAAGTTAAACAACTTCGACAGTGCTGTTGGGGCCAACGCAGCCCGTGATGGCTGGGGTTCGACCCTGATCCCGTCTGAGTTGTGGGAGGGCAGGTGAGGAGGCTGCGGCTTCCAGAGGGGCAGCTGGGCTGCTGGGCTGGCATGTCGGGGCCCCTTGTCCCCATCAGCAGCACCTGGCGGTCTGGTGCCTGTGCCTGGACCCCTGGCCAGGGGGTGATGTCACCTTTCCCCAGTTCTTCCTCCCGCCTGGGCCTGTGCCTGCCAGGCTGCTGATTGGCACCCAGCTGAGGCTAATTGGTCCAGTGCCGCTGCTGTGCACCAGCCCTAGAGGTGGCAGGCCTGTCACCCCAGGCATTCGGCAGTGGCTGCTTCTGACTTGTTACTCTCGGGGAGGGGACTACAGCCGGTGGGTGGCAGCAGGGTCTCCATTTATACGGTGTTCGGTAGGTGCCCTGTTCTCCTTCCCACACACTTTTCTCCTGCAGGGCCGTGTGGTCTGTGGTTGTGAGCCCACCTCCCTGAGCACGTTTGTTccgagggctgtgtgtgtgtgtgtgtgtgtgtgtggtgggggggttGTGCAAGAGCCCCAGGCTGAGGCCGGTGGGGCTGCACACGGAGCAGTGAGCGGGCGGGTGGGCATCCGGGAGGGGCTGCATTGGCGGCAGCTGTGACATGCGTCTGTGTGGCTGTCTGTGTCGGTCCATCCGTGGGCTTAGTCAGGTAGGCGTCCGGGAGGGGCTGCGGCACACgcctgtgtgtctgcgtgtggcTGTCTGTGTCGGGCCATCTGTGGGCTCAGTCGGTGGCCGTCTCTAGCCGGCAGCTTCATCATTCATTCAGACTCCCTGATTGAGTCACACAGCCTCGTCCCTCAGAGGAGGGTGGGCGTGGGACAGGGATACACCTTGGCTCACCCGGCCTCTGCCCCCAGAGCAGCTCGTGCTGGGTGCGTCCCGGGAGCCGGCGGGCAGCTGGGACCAGGACTACGACAGGGCCGTGCTGCCGCTGCTGGACGCCCAGGAGCCCTGCTACTTGCTGTACCGCCTGGACTCGAAGAACGCCCAGGGCTTCGAGTGGCTGTTCCTCGCCTGGTCGCCTGATAGCTCCCCTGTGAGAACTAGGACCCCTGTCCAGTCCtaagatgggggggaggggaaaccTCTCGCTCAGAGGGGTCTGAGCGAGACAGCAAGGCCCTGCTGGGGAGTCCAGGGGAGGGCATCAGGTCCTGCTCCAGGCAGTCTGAGGGGACAGGCCCTGGGCCGTAGGCAACCCTCCTGGCTGCGTCagcctggctgtgggaggcagaGGTATGGCTGGGCGAGGGCTCCCCCTGCTGGCAGCTGTCTCGTGCCTTTTCACTTTCTTACTTCTCCCTCCGTGGGGTGTGCGTGGGCACAGTGAGGTGACCGGCCCCCACCCAGGGGCACCTGCCGGCTAGAGAGACAGCCCTCCCTGGGGGGGTCTCACGGCTTGGCCCCTGCCATTCAGGTGCGGCTGAAGATGCTGTACGCAGCCACGCGGGCCACGGTGAAGAAGGAGTTTGGGGGCGGCCACGTCAAGGACGAGCTCTTCGGGACTGTGAAGGTAGTCTCCGGGCCAGGACCCTCCAGGCCAGGGCCACAGGCCCACAGAGGGTGGGATGTGATACCAGGTCACTGAGCAAGTGGGCGCCAGGCGTGGGGATGAGTGGGGAGGGCTGAGAGCGCCCAGAGGCTGCAGGCGTGGGTGCCCAGTGGGCTTCTGGCCGCCCGCCCTGAGGTGCCCATTCATGCCTCTGCGACCCCCGGCCAGGACGACCTCTCCTTCGCTGGGTACCAGAAGCACCTGTCGTCCTGTGCGGCGCCCGCCCCACTGACCTCAGCCGAGAGAGAGCTTCAGCAGATCCGTATCAACGAGGTGGGTGCGCCGGACGGGTGGGCCGAAGCCCCCACCCAGGGCCCTCCAGGTGCTGCCCGGGGGAGGGGGGTCTGTCTGGCTTGGGCAGGGAAGGACCTCGCTCACTGCTCACCGGCCTGCAGGTGAAGACGGAGATCAGCGTAGAGAGCAAGCACCAGACCCTGCAGGGCCTCGCCTTCCCCCTGCAGCCGGAGGCCCAGCGGGCGCTGCAGCAGCTCAAGCAGGGGACGGTCAACTACATCCAGCTGGTGGGTGCACTCCCTGCCTAGGCACACGTGGCGCTG
This window of the Saccopteryx bilineata isolate mSacBil1 chromosome 10, mSacBil1_pri_phased_curated, whole genome shotgun sequence genome carries:
- the LOC136314376 gene encoding twinfilin-2 isoform X2; this translates as MAHQTGIHATKELKEFFAKARAGSVRLIKVVIEDEQLVLGASREPAGSWDQDYDRAVLPLLDAQEPCYLLYRLDSKNAQGFEWLFLAWSPDSSPVRLKMLYAATRATVKKEFGGGHVKDELFGTVKDDLSFAGYQKHLSSCAAPAPLTSAERELQQIRINEVKTEISVESKHQTLQGLAFPLQPEAQRALQQLKQGTVNYIQLKLDLERETIELVHTEPTDVAQLPSRVPRDAARYHFFLYKHTHEGDPLESVVFIYSMPGYKCTIKERMLYSSCKSRLLDSVEQDFQLEVAKKIEIGDGAELTAEFLYDEVHPKQHAFKQAFAKPKGPGGKRGHKRLIRGPGENGDDS